The following are encoded in a window of Planctomycetia bacterium genomic DNA:
- the gmd gene encoding GDP-mannose 4,6-dehydratase has translation MADRKALITGITGQDGSYLAELLLGKGYEVHGIIRRSSTFNTERVDHLYHDPHEKGVKLFLHYADLTDGNSLARVLRSVQPGEVYNLGAQSHVRVSFDQPVYTADAAGLGVLKLLEAIREYQEISGKSLRYYQASSSEMYGKVQETPQKETTPFYPRSPYAVGKLFGHWITVNYRESYGMHASSGILFNHESPRRGETFVTRKITRAVGRIKKGLQKELFLGNLDAKRDWGFAGDYVEAMWLMLQAEKPDDYVIATGETYSVREFCERAFSLVNLDWKDFVKFDARYLRPAEVELLLGDATKARTKLGWKPKVSFDQLVKMMVDSDMELAEREWTLKQAGFTTTTSHTAH, from the coding sequence ATGGCTGATCGTAAGGCGCTGATTACCGGCATCACCGGGCAGGATGGTTCTTACCTGGCGGAACTGCTCCTGGGCAAAGGGTACGAGGTGCATGGCATCATCCGCCGCAGCAGCACTTTCAACACCGAACGGGTGGATCATCTCTATCACGACCCGCATGAGAAGGGTGTCAAGCTGTTCCTGCACTATGCCGACTTGACGGATGGCAACAGCCTGGCCCGCGTGCTGCGGAGCGTGCAGCCTGGCGAGGTCTATAATCTTGGCGCCCAGAGCCACGTGCGAGTGAGTTTCGATCAGCCTGTCTACACCGCTGATGCTGCAGGTTTGGGTGTACTCAAACTGCTTGAAGCCATCCGGGAATATCAGGAAATCAGCGGAAAAAGCCTGCGCTATTATCAGGCATCCAGCTCGGAAATGTACGGCAAGGTACAGGAAACACCGCAGAAAGAAACAACGCCCTTTTATCCCCGTTCGCCTTATGCGGTGGGCAAGTTGTTTGGCCACTGGATTACTGTCAATTATCGTGAAAGCTACGGCATGCATGCCAGTTCGGGCATTCTGTTCAATCACGAAAGTCCACGCCGTGGGGAAACCTTTGTCACCCGCAAGATCACTCGTGCAGTCGGTCGCATCAAGAAAGGGCTGCAAAAGGAATTATTCCTGGGCAATCTTGATGCCAAGCGAGACTGGGGGTTTGCAGGCGATTACGTTGAAGCCATGTGGCTCATGCTGCAGGCAGAGAAGCCTGATGACTATGTGATTGCTACGGGTGAGACTTATTCGGTGCGCGAGTTCTGCGAGCGGGCCTTTTCGCTGGTCAATCTGGATTGGAAAGATTTTGTGAAGTTTGATGCCCGCTACCTTCGCCCTGCGGAGGTTGAACTGCTGCTGGGCGATGCGACGAAGGCCCGCACTAAACTCGGCTGGAAACCGAAAGTAAGTTTTGATCAACTGGTGAAGATGATGGTTGACTCCGATATGGAACTGGCTGAACGCGAATGGACGCTAAAGCAAGCCGGTTTCACTACAACCACTTCCCACACAGCACATTAA
- a CDS encoding IS3 family transposase (programmed frameshift) — protein sequence MERAQMSFSPEVKRAIVEELESGQLSLREAAARGHTTVSRIQLWLKEYGKYQPKRDIVEVVMKSEEEKIAALEKALADAHLKLLVHEKIIEVASKKYKVDLKKNFWAAGVEQSRGETSASLERLCQAEGRSRDAYYKHYQRIQDDSNEEAAILQLVDEIRQEQPRLGTRKLVDQLKKHHDTEVGRDHLFALLGESGRLVKAKKRFEKTTYSHHGYAVAPNRIKELTIDKPNHVLVSDCTYLRVFGRKFAYLFLVSDAYTRRIVGYHVSRDLSHYSAVIALSKAVDRMKTAQGVTGQGVIHHSDRGCQYCCHEYLAMLKSHGMESSMTDADHCYQNAIAERINGILKDEFNLDAEFLNINHVQTAVVRAVEVYNTKRPHWSLGLRTPQEMYERAA from the exons ATGGAACGAGCACAGATGTCCTTCAGCCCTGAGGTGAAGCGGGCGATCGTGGAGGAGTTGGAGAGCGGTCAGCTTTCGCTGCGCGAGGCGGCGGCGCGTGGGCATACGACGGTCAGCCGGATACAACTGTGGCTGAAGGAGTATGGCAAGTATCAACCCAAGCGTGACATCGTCGAGGTGGTTATGAAGAGCGAAGAAGAGAAGATTGCCGCCCTGGAGAAGGCGTTGGCGGACGCCCACCTGAAGCTGCTGGTGCATGAGAAGATCATCGAGGTGGCCAGCAAGAAGTACAAGGTGGATCTAAAAAAAA ACTTTTGGGCCGCAGGCGTCGAGCAGTCTCGCGGAGAAACCTCCGCCAGCCTCGAACGGCTCTGCCAGGCGGAAGGGCGTAGCCGGGATGCGTATTACAAGCATTATCAGCGGATCCAGGACGACAGCAACGAGGAGGCGGCGATCTTGCAACTGGTCGACGAGATTCGCCAGGAACAGCCCCGGCTGGGGACGCGTAAACTGGTGGATCAGCTGAAGAAGCATCACGACACGGAGGTAGGCCGGGATCATCTGTTCGCCCTCCTGGGTGAATCAGGTCGTCTGGTAAAAGCGAAAAAACGCTTTGAAAAGACGACTTATTCACATCATGGCTATGCGGTGGCACCGAACCGGATCAAGGAGCTGACGATCGATAAGCCAAATCACGTGCTGGTGTCTGACTGCACCTATCTCAGGGTGTTTGGTCGGAAGTTCGCCTACCTGTTCCTGGTGAGCGATGCCTACACGCGGCGGATCGTCGGGTATCACGTGAGTCGGGACTTGTCGCATTACTCGGCAGTGATCGCCTTATCCAAAGCGGTGGACAGGATGAAGACTGCTCAAGGCGTGACGGGTCAGGGCGTGATTCATCATTCGGACCGAGGCTGCCAGTACTGCTGCCATGAGTACCTGGCGATGCTGAAGTCGCACGGGATGGAATCGAGCATGACCGACGCTGATCATTGTTATCAGAATGCCATCGCCGAACGGATCAATGGCATTCTCAAGGATGAGTTCAACCTGGATGCGGAGTTCCTCAACATCAACCACGTACAAACGGCTGTCGTACGAGCCGTGGAGGTGTACAACACCAAACGACCTCACTGGAGCCTGGGCTTACGTACTCCACAGGAGATGTATGAACGGGCTGCCTGA